The Quercus lobata isolate SW786 chromosome 9, ValleyOak3.0 Primary Assembly, whole genome shotgun sequence region TTCATCTATTAATTACGATGGGCATCCTGGCAGAAGTTCTAGAGGCAGTTTGAAATCCTCTAGTTTGGGTTTATTTGTTGgtaaatgaatttaaaaatgcTGTCATGGAACGTGAGGGGTTTGAATAATCCTCATAAGAGAGATGTTGTAAAGAATCTTTTACGGGAATGGAAGTGTGATATCGTATGTGTTCAAGAATCTAAACTTGACAGCACAAATTCCAGATTGGTTAAAAGTCTATGGGGCAGTCCCTTTGTAGACTGGGGGGCTTTAGATGCCATACATACATCTGGGGGTGTTATTCTGATGTGGGATAGACGGGTTTTTGAGAGAGTAGATTCGGTGGTTGGAAGTTTTTCAATTTCTGTTGTGTTGAAGGGTGTGTCAGATGGCTTTGAATGGATTTGTTCAGGGGTGTATGGACCGACTGATGGGAGTCTTAGGGATGCTATGTGGGCAGAATTAGACTCAGTGAGAGCACGGTGGGCTGGGGCTTGGTGCTTGTTGGGGGATTTCAATGTTATCCGTTACCCGGCTGAGAGACTTGGCTGTAACTCATTCAGTCCAGCCATGTTTAACTTCTCGGATTTCATTGCTAAACATTCGCTGATTGATCTGCCTTTGGTAGGAGGTGAATATACTTGGTTTCGAGACTCTGATAGTCCTTCTATGTCCAGACTTGATAGAGTTTTGATGACAGCAGATTGGGAAGAGCATTTCTTAGATGTGACTCAAAGAACTCTCCCCAGGGTGGTGTCGGATCATTGTCCTTTGCTAGTAGAGGCTGGTGGTATGTCGAGGGGGAAGAGCCCttttagatttgaaaatatgtggttaaAAGTGGAGGGTTTTGTGGATATGGTTCGTCATTGGTGGAATGGTTATCATTTCATAGGACCTCCAAGTTATGTTCTAGCTTGTAAATTGAAAGCCCTTAAAAGGGATTTGAAGCATTGGaacaaaaatgtttttggtGATGTAGCTTTTAGGAAAAAGAGTCTTCTGACAGAGCTCTTAGACATTGACTTGAGAGAAGAGATGCAGGTGTTGACTCAAGAGGATAGGGCTAGAAGGTTGGTGGTTAAATCTGATATAGATTTTCTAGCTTCCTTGGAAGAGATTTCTTGGAGGCAGAAATCCAAGGCTCTTTTTATCAAGGAAGGTGATAACAACACACGGTTTTTTCATAGAATTGCCAATTCACATAGGCGAACAAATCAGATTAGAGGAGTGGAGGTGGATGGCGTTCTCTTTGAGGAGGATTCAGATATTACGGATCAAGTGGTGGATTTTTACAAGAGATTATATCAGGAACCAGAAACTTGGAGACCTACTATTGATGGGTTAGAGTTCGCTTGTCTAGACGAATCTGAGAGGTCTATGTTGGAGAGAGAGTTTGCGAAGGAGGAGATTCTTGAGGCTCTTAAGGAGGCGGAAGGCGATAAGGCCCCTGGGCCAGATGGTTTTACTATGGCATTCTTTCAGAAATGCTGGAGTGTTTTAGAAGGGGATATATTGGCTTTCTTCAAAGATTTTCACAGTCAGTGTGTTTTTGAGAAATCTCTTAATGCCTCGTTTCTTTGTTTGATCCCCAAGAAGACTAATGCAGTAAATATCAAAGACTTTCGCCCTATTAGTCTTGTGGGCAGCCTTTATAAACTGTTGGCTAAGGTGTTGGCTCATAGGCTTCGAGGAGTTTTGGATAAACTGATATCCGACTCTCAAAACTCTTTTGTGGGAGGGAGACAAATCCTTGATTCAGTTCTTGTTGCTAATGAATGCTTAGACAGCAGGTTGAAGAGTGGTATTCCAGGTGTTATAATAAAGCTGGACATTGAGAAggcttatgatcatgtgaacTGGAATGCACTCTTTTACCTTATGGAAAGGATGGGCTTTGGGGCAAGGTGGAGTAGGTGGATCAAGGCATGCATCTCTACAGTTAAATTCTCTGTTCTGGTTAATGGATCTCCTGCAGGCTTTTTTGGTAGTTCTCGTGGTCTTCGCCAAGGGGATCCTTTATCTCCACTTCTATTTCTTATGATTATGGAAGTGTTGAGTAGACTTTTGAAGAGGACAGAAAATGGTGGTTTTCTTTGTGGATTTAAAGCGGGGTCTCATAGACATGGGGGTATCCATATTTCTCACCTTCTTTTTGCTGATGACACTATACTGTTTTGTGATGCTTCTAGGGACCAGTTATTATATGTGCGGATGGTGCTGATTTTCTTTGAAGCTATTACAGGCCTAAAAGTGAATGTAGGCAAGAGTGAGATTGTTCCTGTTGGTGATGTTGGGGATTTGGATGGTTTGGCTCGTATCCTTTGCTGCAAGGTGGGCACTCTGCCTATGAGATATTTGGGCATGCCCCTTGGGGCACATTATAAGGATTCatcaatttggaatcctattatTGAAAAAATGGAGAAACGGTTGGCTGGATGGAAAAGGCTGTATTTGTCGAAAGGAGGTaggcttattttgttaaaaagtacCCTATCGAGTCTTCCCACCTACTTTTTATCGTTATTTACTATCCCTCAGGCTGTGGCTGCAAGAATTGAAAGAATTCAGAGGATTTTCCTTTGGGGGGCCTCAGAGGATGTTTTTAAATATCCTTTAGTTGCTTGGGATAAGGTATGCCTGCCAGTTGAATGTGGTGGTTTGGGAATCCGGAGAGTTGGGCTGTTTAACAAGGCTTTGCTTGGGAAGTGGTTGTGGCGGTTTGGGAAAGAAAATCATAGATTATGGCGTCAGGTTATAGCAGACAAATATGGAGAGGCGAGAGGAGGTTGGTGCACTAGAGGGGTAAGAGGTGCTCACGGGTGTGGGATGTGGAGGAGTATTAAAGAAGGAACAGGGAAGTTCTTTAGCCAGATTTTGTTTACTGTGGGGGAGGGCAGCCGTGTTAGATTTTGGCATGACCCATGGTGTGGGACTACTCCTTTAAAGGACCTTTTCCCTTCCATGTATGATTGCTCTATTACTAAAGAAGCATGGGTCTCTGACTTGGTTGTATCAAATTCAGAAGGAGGGAAGAGCTGGAATTTATTGTTTCGTCATGGTCCTCAGGATTGGCAGGCAACCACTGTCTACTCATTCTTTGAGTTTATTTATTCCTCTATGCCGAGGGGTGAGGGGGAGGATCAGATGGTCTGGAGATTGACTACATCTGGTGTTTTTGATGTGCGCTCTTTTTATAAGCTACTATCTAGTCCTACCACTGATGCCTTTCCCTGGGAATGTATATGGCGTACTAAGGTGCCTAAACGGGTGTCTTTCTTCTTATGGACAGCAGCTAATGATGGGATACTCACTATTGACAACCTTATTAAGAAAGGTCAGTTTTTGGTTAATAGGTGTTGCTTGTGTTGTTGCAATGGGGAATCAGTGAACCACCTTCTTCTTCACTGTAAGTTCTCTCATGCCTTATGGTGTGAAGTTTTTGCAGCGTTTGGGATTCAATGGGTAATGCCAAGGTCAgtgaaatcttttttctttagttgGAGAAACTGGTTTGGAAAGCATCTTTCAATCATTTGGAACATGGTCCCGGCATGTTTAATGTGGTTAGTATGGCAGGAACGTAATGCCCGCATTTTTGAAGACAAGGCGAGAACTTTGGAACATCTAAAATGTGTACTTTTTCGTACTCTGTTTCTTTGGGCTCGTATTTGGGGGTGTACGAATTGTACTGTTGTAGCTGATTTTTTAGCTTCTATTTCTTTTAGCTCTTGATCTTCTTGTACTTGTTTCATTGTTCAAAGTGTTCACCATCGTGaacatgatgttcaattttttttaataaaagtcttattacctatcaaaaaaaaataaacgaCCCTAAAATCCCAGTATTTACGACCAATCTTGAATCTACAACAACACTCCACAGCTCATGGCTTATCTGCTTagtttgtgggttttttggGACTGTCAGAAACCAATCAGCaaagagaaaaaacagaatTACTATTATGAAGTGAAATTAAGAAGCGAGGGAGTCCTACATAGCTGCCATACCCTTTGCCACAGCTGGGACGGTGGTAGAATTGGTTTGTTTTCTACGTCTGGGTCTTGGGAGTATTCAAAGGGAGAGGAGCGGACTATATTCAAAGAGAGTCGAATTATTTTGAGAGaatttagtcaaattattattatttttttctttttaataataaaacattaaaaattaaaaattaattggtgatgtgaaaaattgtgagagctTTAAATCCTATGTGGCAAACTCTCATGTGGTCAACAAATAGTTAAAAGGCTTcgattttatagtatatatagataaataaataaaaataaaaacaactttgGGTTTCATCTTATATCATTTCCATACCACCAACACCAAATTTCCTAATAAagttttattcagcaaaaaacaattaccctaaattttttttttccctttgaacCTAATGCCATACTAGTATgcggatttttcttttttcttggttaaaaaggaaaattttattatgtatCCTAAACTTTTGTATTTCTTAAGTTGCTTTAGTGCCCATTTggttcaacatttttttaagccaaaatgAAGTTTGAGATTTcaaatcaagattttctttttcatttgtttttgtgtttggtaagATTTCCAAATCGGGATTTTTGAAATCGCAATCAACCTAAAAGCCTGTTTTGGTATTGGACCATCTGAGATGGAATACAAAAACACACTTGAAGAGGGAGAAAAAACTAGATATGATAGATCAAATTAGACAGACGGATCCTATGTGGATGGACGAAAGGGTGGATGGACATAAAGGCCACGTGGCACTCAATTAATCATTTTGTGGTCTCCAAGAAACCCTAAAGGGAAACGGCTTGTGCCTCACGATTAACCCTAGTTCGTAGAGTCCCAATACGAATGGAATTCTAACATAAGAAGAATTCTGGAATATATGCTCATTAATGGAGATCTTccttataaggaaaagacttgtgACGCAAGTCAAGGGAATTCGGTTCTACAccactataaaaacccaaagaccctTAGAAAACAGTtacgcataattcaccccaGTTCtgacactctagagttgtgaaaagttttaacttgaccttcggagggtatttggctgaCACCACAtcggtgctctctgttaggttttttctttttattgtgcAGGTATCGTTTTGAGCATGTAAGGATTGcgtggctcactggtgatttttcaGCATTATTAGTTGGCGCTGTTTGTGGGAAGACTGCGACTTGTAAGCCATACAAACGCTTCCCGGataaagagttgcatggtacttactcgctTGATGGTGACCACCAATAACGTTTAGGGAGATGAGCTGCGACCCACTGCCCTCGAGAGGCAGGTCCAAACCCTAACAGTAGTAGTGGAATgtctcaccaaacaaaaccaagacCTAGAGGAATAGCTACGACAGAAGAACGCAACAATGGGTACCCAAGAGGAAGACCAAGAAGGTACTAGTGCTGAACGAAGAAACCAAGAGGGGTCGGAGAGTagtaacgccccgagcagaCCGAAACAACAAGACATGAGCTGTCCATCCATTACTGATACGGCTCCACCCCATATTGTTGcggagatgcagatgatgaaagAACGGATGGACCTCATAATGAACGCGCTCAGGAGGAAAGTGTCAAATGACCTCAACGATTTGGTCCATCGGACAGATTCACCATTCACCATgtccgtcaactccttccccttACCACAGAAGTTCCACATGCCGCAAATAGAAAGCTACGATGGAGCCAAGGACCCTCTCAATCACTTAGAATCATTCAAGACCCTAATgtaccttcaaggagtagcagaCAAAATCATGTGTAAGGCCTTCCCTACCACACTAAGGGGTCCTGTAAGAGTTTGGTTCAGTAGGTTggcacccaactccatcagcacttTCAAGGACCTAAGCACCCAGTTTGCTTCACACTTCATCGGGGGGCATAGATATAAGAAGTCAACCGCATGCTTAATAAGCATTAGGCAACGGGAGGATGAAACGCTGAGGTCTTATATAGCCCGTTTCAACAAGGAAGCACTCTCGATTGATGAAGCTGACGACAAGATCCTCGTAGCCACCTTCACGAATGGGTTACGAAAGGGTAAGTTTTTATTCTCCTTATACAAGAATGACCCGAAAACCATGTCGGATGTGCTTTACAAGgccaccaagtacatgaatACTAAACATGCGCCACTGGCCTGTGAGGAGAAATCCAAGAAAAGAGAGGGGCAAGAGGAAGCTCGACAGGATATGGGTAGGAAGATGGCCAGaacaggagaaaaaaaagatgatcGACGATCCGAGCCCCCGACAGGAAGGTTCACAAACTTCACCCCCCCTGAATATCCTGATTGATCAGGTCCTGATGCAGATCAAGGATGAAAAAGCCTTGACATTCCCTGGTAAATTGAAGGGTGATCCTAGCAAGAGGCCTAGGGATAAATATTGTCGTTTCCACCGAGACCACGGTCATGAAACGTCTGATTGCTATGACTTGAAGTAACAGATAGAGGCCCTCATTAGGCAAGGGAAACTACAAAAATTCGTCAGCAAGGGAGGAATAGAACAAAACCAGGAAGCACCAGCTCGAAGAGAAAACGAGCAACCCAGGCCACCCATGggagacataaggatgatcaCAGGGGGCAGTACTTCTAGTTCCTCTAAGAAAGCACGTAAGGCATACCTACGGATGGTTCAGAATATTCAACTAACAGGGTATGCCCTAAAGATGGCGCGAGTCGACAATCCCGTAATTGGGTTCACGGAGGAAGATGCCTGACGTCTCCACCACCCACATGATGACGCACTCGTAGTCAACATACGGGTAGGAGAGTATAACACCTATAGGGTGCTAGTAGACAACGAAAGCTCTGTTGATATCTTGTACTATCCAGCCTTTCAGCAAATGAGAATAGAGAGGGAACGATTAATTCCAACCAATGCCCCGCTTGTAGGATTTGGAGGAACGAGGGTGTATTCACTGGGTGCAGTTACCCTACCAGTGACAGTCGGAGACTACCCACAGCAGATCACGAAGGACATGACCTTCCTAGTCATTGACTGCTCGACTACATACAACGCCATATTGGGACGTCCTACTTTGAATTCATGGAAGGCCGTAACATTGACCTACCACTTGATGATCAAGTTTCCTACTGAATATGGGGTAGGAGAAGTAAGAGGGGATTAGGTGGCAGCACGTGAATGCTACACTACCATGCTAGAGATGGATGATCATCAACAAACCATGTGCATAGAAGAACAATGAACAACAGCGGAACCGGTAGAAGAatgatgagaatgcaaattgtcatatttttctcccttaatgtttagtcttttatatttatttggtgcctaaatgtactcattattcttatattttgatttaggatgcaaatggaggcgtTAAGTGAAAAACGTAGCTAATTGGGCGATTCTGGACAGCTTTGACATCGCTTCGTAATCTGGGTATAACTCTCTCATCTAAGCtccgattgagatgattcaagatgctatggaatGCTAAGACAAAGCTATacaattttcatgttttgagttttgagagatacaggcTGAATCAAGGTCGAAATTgggcttgaagttgctgcacctgcattgctgacgttctggaatgttcctttgctTGCAATTCTGATTCGCAGATCTGGTGCACGAAATTTCcagctgaaaaacaccacttttctagttatattaggactttgttttatttttaatatttttccttaattagttagatttggatattattattgagaatatttttaggagattttgtaggctttgGAAAGGAGGAATTAGcgtgtaaaagggggaggagaaatcagaattggacacacacacctctctctcccctcttctctgattttttcctttgagttttTATCATGGCCCTacttggctaaacttttatacttggtcgaagGAAATTGAAGCCTtggaatcaataaaactgtgagatctaatttgtttttattgttcaatttatgctttgaatattgGATGTTCTTCTatgcctattttcatgattgtctcgtttaattactaggaggcctactagtttattattcgttgcaatctactactaggttagatatcaaatccgtaattgtttgatttctctaacttgtgaagcaaccaagatttaatgatttgctgcgttagaaattattagattttaGGAAGAATTctcgactaaattaaatgcaaccacttgtgtttgtgttgtttagtttcatcgatctctctaattcttaaggctactactagattaaacctttagcgcttgtcttgggttgtttagtagctagggtttattagatcgcttgttttctaattaactacgactaaggagagataggaaaattgTTTCGatggtgaatattcaaagtgtgaattgatatatacttgcatcgatgatcagttgtaaaattctGATTGTGGACgttgacttagaccaaggtttgttcttttgattaatttcgatactttaatttgaattgttccttagttgtttttttttttcttaaaattgttttcattatactccACCCCCCTTCCTTGTTCACGTAGCATAAAACTGGGGTAGATACTCTTCGTGAGAACGATCCTTACTTgcactactacatatatttttaggagtataggttttatttttggttgcctaCAACAGCACACCAAATTTTGGCGCTATTGCCAGGGAGTGattctagttgattttttttgcttcttgtgAACCTTAtttcattcttgaaattttcaaaaaaaaaaaaaaaatcgttagtTTTTGATAGTTATGATTTTGGCAGAATTCTAATTATGGTAGAACTAGGCCTTGATAGTATAGTTTTCTGAAGGTAAACGACATTCTGAGCAAGACTAGTTAATCCTTTGGATTACTAGCCCCACCCTTTCAAGGCCAGATTTCACTGTTTTCTAGGGATTTTAGgcgttttttgtgttttaacggagaattttgatttattttcattaCTCTAGATTTTTCCTGGTTTGTTTTTCATGGTTATTAGAGTTTCCTTGATTGTTTATGACTGTAACTCGATCTTCTAATCAAGGTGATTTGCAGTACGATCTAGAAATAGAGAGAACTTTGCGCAGGTTAAGGAGGGAAGCCAGGAAAAATTCTTAAGAGCACAACCTAGCTCTTGATTCCTTGTTTGCTAGCAATTTTGATTTAGAAGAGGACCAAGTCATGgctgaaaatcaaattttgaaagagCTTATTGCCCCTGATTTAAATCAACAACCCTTATGTATAACATTCCCTACTTTAGATGCTACTACtacttttgaattaaaatctgGACTAATACATCTCTTGCCCACTTTTCATGGCCTTGTAGGTGAAGATCCTCACAAGCATCTAAAGGAGTTGCATGAGGTATGCACGAGTATGAAGTCCACGGGGGTGACTGaagatcaaattaaattaagagcCTTTCCGTTTTCTTTGAAGGATTCGACTAAGGATTGACTCTATTATCTACCTTCTGAGAGTATTAAAACATGGAACGAGATGAAGAGGttgtttttggagaaatatttCCCAGCTTCAAGGGCAGTCaacatttgaaaagaaatttgtgGTGTAAGGTAGCACAACGGAAAGTCCCTACATGAATATTGGGAGcgtttcaagaaattatgtgcaAGCTACCCCCATCATCAAATTAGTGAGCAGTTATTTATCCAGTATTTCTATGAGGGTCTTCTACCCATTGATAGGAGCATGATTGATGCAGCTAGTGGAGGAGCTTTGGTGGATAAAACTCCTGAGGCTGTGAGAAACTTGATTGCAAATATGGCGGCCAATTCTTAACAATTTGGCACTAGGCTTGACCTTCTATCTAAGCATGTTAAT contains the following coding sequences:
- the LOC115961720 gene encoding uncharacterized protein LOC115961720 produces the protein MGTQEEDQEGTSAERRNQEGSESSNAPSRPKQQDMSCPSITDTAPPHIVAEMQMMKERMDLIMNALRRKVSNDLNDLVHRTDSPFTMSVNSFPLPQKFHMPQIESYDGAKDPLNHLESFKTLMYLQGVADKIMCKAFPTTLRGPVRVWFSRLAPNSISTFKDLSTQFASHFIGGHRYKKSTACLISIRQREDETLRSYIARFNKEALSIDEADDKILVATFTNGLRKGKFLFSLYKNDPKTMSDVLYKATKYMNTKHAPLACEEKSKKREGQEEARQDMGRKMVLMQIKDEKALTFPGKLKGDPSKRPRDKYCRFHRDHGHETSDCYDLK